The genomic window TGGTCATATCATATCTACCATTACCAATATCACGTTCGCGAGACTTCGTCTACGGTTCGCATTCGCCAAACCCTCTTCTCAGTTCTCATCCGGATCTTCAAGCCCTGCCACTGCTGCCACGCTGATTCTGGTATTATACCCCTTTTATATCTTCATTTTCAATCTAAATTCATTATAGAATGATTAATTTCCGTAATTCAGTTAACTAGTTCATAGAGAAtcgattttttttgtttgtttgttctgTTGGCCACTTTGATTGATGCAATTTATTGAACGCTCCACCTCTTACGCTAAATTTACGCTGAATTCTCTTGATCATGTGCGTGTATTATTGTGTTTATTAAAGCCAAATCTGGTGACATAAGGTTTTTCAAAACTAAAAGATAATTGGGGAAAAGTGAATTATGTTTTTGGTTGTCTGGTTCCATGATAGAGTTTCTTAATTTTTTGCTAAGGCAAACTTTATTTTGCAGAATGTTTGGTAAGCCTAAAAAAAGCTGTACAAGCTAATAATTTGGTGTATAAAATTGAAAAGGTGTATAAGGTTAAGGGATAATGTGTGTTTTTGTGTATGCTTATCTTTATGCCGTAATTTTCATTGCTTTGGTTCATGTTCTAGTAGTCATTGTAGTGTTTGTCTTCATTGGAAGTATAATGTGTGTCAGCATTTATGATTTGTTGTGAGCTATATAGTTTGGGAGGCCATTACAAATGGGGCTGTAAATTTCTTGATGAAGAACTGAAATGATAATTTCCGAATTGTTCACCCAATTATGAGTTGTGCCAAAATGGCTTGCATTAGATGCCTcttctctttttatttgttttgtgcATTATTTTTCTACAATTCCGTTGAAACAAATATGCTTTCAGATTGATTATTGCTCAGCATGTTTTGAATATACCGCTTTTATGTGATTAAATATTTACATAGACCCAAATTTGTAACTTGCAGAATTAACAAGCTTGAAGGAAATGTCTGGTCCTAGGATTGCTCATGCTACCTTGAAGGGACCGAGTGTTGTGAAGGAGATAATAATCGGAATAACACTTGGATTAGCTGCTGGTAGTGTCTGGAAGATGCATCACTGGAATGAACAGAGAAAAGTCAGGGCCTTTTACGATTTACTGGAAAAAGGTGAGATTAGTGTTGTTGCAGAGGAAGAATGAAAAGTTCTTGTGTTGTGCCTATGCCTTGTGTTGTATAATCTTTTTTCCCTTCTATATTCCATTGGCTCGTTGTAGATGGGCTGACTTATTGTAGATTCAAAAGAATAAATTTCATACACTGTTTTGGTACTTATGGACTATGTTTGCTTGTAGAAATTTCAGGAAGCTGTAAATTGTTTTGTGCTTGAGTTATATTTCTTGTTGCTGCACAAAATATGGATGTCTTTGCTCTTATTTTTCTTCAAT from Arachis ipaensis cultivar K30076 chromosome B09, Araip1.1, whole genome shotgun sequence includes these protein-coding regions:
- the LOC107619675 gene encoding uncharacterized protein LOC107619675 yields the protein MVVRFFYFLQGTLRSGQWSYHIYHYQYHVRETSSTVRIRQTLFSVLIRIFKPCHCCHADSELTSLKEMSGPRIAHATLKGPSVVKEIIIGITLGLAAGSVWKMHHWNEQRKVRAFYDLLEKGEISVVAEEE